In Pueribacillus theae, the following are encoded in one genomic region:
- a CDS encoding DHH family phosphoesterase — protein sequence MPKFLMTKYNSYQLLAFIAISIVFVIVISFYNLALGLIAFVFVALLTWYAVRKEILFRKELLEYIATLSHRVKKVGDEALMEIPIGIILYDDEFRVEWMNTYAATCFEDGVLVGNTLNHISTELIPLINKKDAEREEIELNKRIYEVHMKRNERLLYFFDVTEERELKKRYQEEQIVFAIVYLDNYDELTQGMDDTARSNINSQVTDLLNRWAVDHGVYLKRSSSEKFFAVFNERTLSSLEKTKFSLLDEVREFTSKLNVPITLSIGVGCGTADFQELGQLAQSGLDLALGRGGDQVAIKQMNGKVKFYGGKTNPIEKRTRVRARVISHALRELVLDSDKVLIMGHKRPDMDAIGAAIGILKVAQANEKEGYIIFDKNEKNIGIEKLMEKVKEDNSLWSRFIQPEEALEMLTSRTLLVVVDTHKPSLVIEEKLINRIDRVVVIDHHRRGEDFISEPVLVYMEPYASSTSELVTELFEYQPKRLKLNMLESTALLAGITVDTKNFTLRTGSRTFDAASYLRSRGADTILVQKFLSEDLQQFIQRSKIIEKAEIYRNGIVIAKGEPDKTYDQVLIAQTADTLLSINNVAASFVISKRTDGKISISARSLGDVNVQVIMEALNGGGHLTNAAAQLEGGTMEEAEGQLKQIIDDYFQEIEGGDDQ from the coding sequence CCTCTTCCGCAAAGAATTGCTGGAATATATTGCAACACTCTCCCACCGGGTAAAAAAAGTCGGTGATGAAGCGTTGATGGAAATTCCAATCGGGATCATTTTATATGACGATGAATTTCGTGTGGAGTGGATGAATACGTATGCGGCAACATGTTTTGAAGACGGTGTTCTCGTTGGAAATACGTTAAACCATATTTCAACAGAATTAATCCCGCTTATTAATAAAAAGGATGCTGAGCGTGAAGAAATTGAGTTAAATAAACGCATTTATGAAGTTCATATGAAACGAAATGAGCGGCTTCTTTACTTTTTTGATGTCACTGAAGAGAGAGAGTTAAAGAAACGCTACCAAGAGGAACAAATTGTTTTTGCGATCGTTTATCTTGATAACTATGATGAATTGACACAAGGGATGGATGATACGGCCAGAAGCAATATTAATAGCCAAGTGACGGATTTATTAAATCGATGGGCTGTCGATCATGGGGTTTACTTAAAACGAAGCTCGTCTGAAAAGTTTTTTGCTGTTTTTAACGAACGGACATTGTCGAGCTTAGAGAAAACGAAATTTTCTTTGCTTGATGAAGTTCGTGAATTTACATCCAAGCTAAACGTTCCGATTACATTAAGTATTGGCGTCGGGTGCGGAACAGCGGATTTTCAAGAGCTTGGACAGCTTGCACAGTCAGGGCTTGATCTTGCGCTTGGAAGAGGCGGGGATCAAGTGGCAATTAAGCAAATGAACGGAAAAGTTAAGTTTTACGGCGGGAAAACGAATCCAATCGAAAAAAGAACGCGTGTCCGGGCAAGAGTCATTTCACATGCGTTAAGGGAGCTAGTGTTGGATAGCGATAAAGTTCTAATTATGGGACACAAACGGCCTGATATGGATGCAATTGGGGCGGCAATTGGCATTTTGAAAGTTGCCCAAGCAAATGAAAAAGAAGGCTACATTATTTTTGATAAAAATGAAAAAAACATTGGCATCGAAAAGCTGATGGAAAAAGTTAAAGAAGATAATTCGCTTTGGAGCCGTTTTATTCAGCCTGAAGAAGCGTTGGAAATGTTAACTTCCAGGACACTTCTCGTTGTTGTGGATACACATAAACCTTCTCTCGTTATCGAAGAGAAACTTATTAATCGAATTGATCGTGTCGTTGTCATTGATCACCACCGCCGCGGAGAAGACTTTATCTCCGAACCTGTTCTTGTTTATATGGAGCCCTATGCTTCATCTACGTCTGAACTCGTGACAGAGCTGTTTGAATACCAGCCAAAGCGTTTAAAATTGAACATGCTTGAATCAACCGCGCTACTTGCAGGAATTACGGTCGATACGAAAAACTTTACACTAAGAACAGGATCGCGCACATTTGATGCGGCATCCTATTTACGATCAAGGGGAGCGGACACCATTCTTGTCCAGAAATTTTTAAGTGAAGATTTGCAGCAGTTCATTCAACGATCAAAAATTATTGAAAAAGCCGAAATATACCGTAATGGCATTGTCATTGCGAAAGGTGAGCCGGATAAAACGTACGATCAAGTGTTGATTGCCCAAACGGCGGATACGCTCCTGTCGATTAACAATGTCGCCGCTTCTTTCGTTATTTCAAAGCGAACCGACGGGAAGATTAGCATAAGTGCGCGTTCGCTTGGTGACGTCAATGTTCAAGTAATTATGGAGGCTTTGAATGGCGGCGGCCATCTGACAAATGCAGCGGCACAGCTTGAAGGCGGAACAATGGAAGAAGCCGAAGGGCAGTTAAAACAAATTATAGACGATTATTTTCAAGAGATTGAAGGGGGAGACGACCAATGA